From Camelus bactrianus isolate YW-2024 breed Bactrian camel chromosome 16, ASM4877302v1, whole genome shotgun sequence, the proteins below share one genomic window:
- the C16H17orf107 gene encoding uncharacterized protein C17orf107 homolog: MKETPSSLETLLWVYHFHSSTEVALQPPLLPSLELAVAAAHEYLEQRFRELKSLEPGEPEKPPAPKPTLGLLLREATASLVNFGATLFEISALWVQQEVRRLDGGDGSQGPDPGSGDPGGALARVAHIVQEGAQQASAAAGATAQLLLQGVWLCLCGRGLHGSTSFLQQWRCQLGLETPGELVSLGLGESWMPEVTELGRH; this comes from the exons ATGAAGGAGACTCCCAGCTCCCTGGAAACCCTGCTGTGGGTCTACCACTTCCACAGCTCCACGGAG GTGGCCCTCCAGCCCCCACTTCTTCCTTCCTTGGAACTTGCTGTGGCCGCAGCCCATGAATATCTGGAGCAGAGGTTCAGAGAGCTTAAGTCCCTTGAGCCAGGGGAGCCAGAGAAGCCACCCGCCCCAAAACCCACCCTGGGGCTGCTGTTAAGAGAAGCCACGGCCAGCCTTGTGAACTTCGGGGCCACCTTGTTTGAG ATCTCAGCCCTGTGGGTTCAGCAGGAGGTGCGACGACTAGACGGTGGCGATGGCAGCCAGGGCCCAGATCCAGGCTCTGGGGATCCGGGTGGAGCCTTGGCCCGGGTAGCCCATATCGTACAGGAGGGGGCTCAGCAAGCTAGCGCTGCTGCGGGCGCTACCGCCCAGCTTCTGCTCCAGGGGGTGTGGCTATGCCTGTGTGGACGAGGTCTGCATGGGTCCACCTCATTCCTGCAACAGTGGCGGTGCCAGCTGGGCCTCGAAACCCCCGGGGAACTGGTGAGTTTGGGGTTAGGGGAGAGTTGGATGCCAGAGGTGACGGAGCTGGGTAGGCACTGA
- the CHRNE gene encoding acetylcholine receptor subunit epsilon isoform X1 encodes MTGSQSLRPGHSFPSDTRTHHLLFPGVPHSFTEELTCEEGKTSSPGRGEGKNEELRLYHHLLDNYDPGSRPVQKPEDTVTITLKVTLTNLISLNEKEETLTTSVWIGIDWHDYRLNYSKDDFGGVEILRVPSELVWLPEIVLENNIDGQFGVAYAANVLISDGGYVSWLPPAIYRSTCAVEVTYFPFDWQNCSLIFRWGPRPWLRSSQTYNAEEVEFVFAKDNGGEAISKIDIDTEAYTENGEWAIDFCPGVIRHHNAGSADGPGDTDVLYSLIIRRKPLFYVINIIVPCVLISGLVLLAYFLPAQAGGQKCTVSINVLLAQTVFLFLIAQKIPETSLSVPLLGRYLIFVMVVATLIVMNCVIVLNVSLRTPTTHAMSPRLRHVLLELLPRLLGWGLPPEVPPAASPPRRASSLGLLLRAEELILKKPRSELVFEGQRHRHGTWTAVLCQSLGAAAPEIRCCVDAVNFVAESTRDQETTGEEVSDWVQMGKVLDNVCFWAALVLFLLGSSLIFLGAYFNRVPELPYPPCM; translated from the exons ATGACTG GGAGCCAGTCCCTCCGCCCAGGGCACTCATTTCCCTCTGACACCAGGACCCACCACCTTCTCTTCCCAGGGGTTCCTCACAGTTTCACAGAAGAGCTTACATGTGAGGAGGGGAAAACCAGCAGCCCAG gcagagGTGAGGGGAAGAATGAGGAATTGCGTCTTTACCACCACCTCTTGGACAACTATGACCCAGGAAGCCGGCCAGTGCAGAAGCCTGAGGACACTGTCACCATCACCCTCAAAGTCACCCTGACCAACCTCATCTCACTG AATGAGAAAGAGGAGACCCTCACTACCAGCGTCTGGATTGGAATC GACTGGCATGATTACCGACTCAACTACAGCAAGGACGACTTTGGGGGTGTAGAAATTCTGCGGGTCCCTTCAGAGCTCGTCTGGCTGCCTGAGATTGTGCTGGAAAACAA TATCGACGGCCAGTTCGGCGTGGCCTATGCCGCCAACGTGCTGATTTCCGACGGTGGCTACGTAAGCTGGTTGCCCCCGGCCATCTACCGCAGCACCTGCGCGGTTGAGGTCACCTACTTCCCCTTCGACTGGCAGAACTGCTCGCTCATTTTCCG GTGGGGGCCTCGACCCTGGCTCCGCAGCTCTCAGACGTACAATGCTGAAGAGGTGGAGTTTGTCTTTGCCAAGGACAACGGTGGTGAGGCCATCAGCAAGATCGATATCGACACTGAGGCCTATACCG AGAATGGCGAGTGGGCCATCGACTTCTGCCCCGGCGTGATCCGCCACCACAACGCTGGCTCCGCTGATGGCCCGGGGGACACTGACGTCCTCTACTCGCTCATCATTCGCCGGAAGCCGCTATTCTACGTCATTAACATCATCGTGCCCTGCGTGCTCATCTCGGGCCTAGTGCTGCTCGCCTACTTCCTGCCGGCCCAGG CCGGTGGCCAGAAATGCACTGTCTCCATCAACGTCCTGCTTGCCCAGACCGTCTTCTTGTTCCTAATTGCCCAGAAAATCCCAGAGACGTCTCTGAGCGTGCCGCTACTGGGGAG GTACCTCATTTTCGTCATGGTGGTTGCCACACTCATTGTCATGAACTGCGTCATCGTACTCAACGTGTCTTTGCGGACGCCCACCACTCACGCCATGTCCCCGCGGCTGCGCCAC gtcTTACTGGAGCTGCTGCCGCGTCTCCTGGGCTGGGGCCTGCCCCCTGAGGTTCCCCCGGCTGCCTCGCCCCCAAGGCGGGCATCGTCCCTGGGCCTACTGCTCCGCGCGGAGGAGCTGATACTGAAAAAGCCGCGGAGCGAGCTTGTGTTTGAAGGGCAGAGGCACCGTCACGGGACCTGGACCG CTGTCCTCTGCCAGAGCCTCGGCGCCGCCGCCCCCGAGATCCGCTGCTGTGTGGATGCTGTGAACTTTGTGGCCGAGAGCACCCGAGACCAGGAGACCACTGGCGAG gaaGTGTCCGACTGGGTGCAGATGGGGAAGGTCCTTGACAACGTCTGCTTCTGGGCTGCTCTGGTGCTCTTCCTTCTCGGCTCCAGCCTCATCTTCCTCGGGGCCTACTTCAACCGAGTGCCCGAACTGCCCTACCCGCCGTGTATGTAG
- the CHRNE gene encoding acetylcholine receptor subunit epsilon isoform X3, with the protein MAGALLSALLLLQLLGRGEGKNEELRLYHHLLDNYDPGSRPVQKPEDTVTITLKVTLTNLISLNEKEETLTTSVWIGIDWHDYRLNYSKDDFGGVEILRVPSELVWLPEIVLENNIDGQFGVAYAANVLISDGGYVSWLPPAIYRSTCAVEVTYFPFDWQNCSLIFRWGPRPWLRSSQTYNAEEVEFVFAKDNGGEAISKIDIDTEAYTENGEWAIDFCPGVIRHHNAGSADGPGDTDVLYSLIIRRKPLFYVINIIVPCVLISGLVLLAYFLPAQAGGQKCTVSINVLLAQTVFLFLIAQKIPETSLSVPLLGRYLIFVMVVATLIVMNCVIVLNVSLRTPTTHAMSPRLRHVLLELLPRLLGWGLPPEVPPAASPPRRASSLGLLLRAEELILKKPRSELVFEGQRHRHGTWTAVLCQSLGAAAPEIRCCVDAVNFVAESTRDQETTGEEVSDWVQMGKVLDNVCFWAALVLFLLGSSLIFLGAYFNRVPELPYPPCM; encoded by the exons ATGGCGGGGGCTCTGCTCAGTGCCTTGCTCCTCTTGCAGCTCCTTG gcagagGTGAGGGGAAGAATGAGGAATTGCGTCTTTACCACCACCTCTTGGACAACTATGACCCAGGAAGCCGGCCAGTGCAGAAGCCTGAGGACACTGTCACCATCACCCTCAAAGTCACCCTGACCAACCTCATCTCACTG AATGAGAAAGAGGAGACCCTCACTACCAGCGTCTGGATTGGAATC GACTGGCATGATTACCGACTCAACTACAGCAAGGACGACTTTGGGGGTGTAGAAATTCTGCGGGTCCCTTCAGAGCTCGTCTGGCTGCCTGAGATTGTGCTGGAAAACAA TATCGACGGCCAGTTCGGCGTGGCCTATGCCGCCAACGTGCTGATTTCCGACGGTGGCTACGTAAGCTGGTTGCCCCCGGCCATCTACCGCAGCACCTGCGCGGTTGAGGTCACCTACTTCCCCTTCGACTGGCAGAACTGCTCGCTCATTTTCCG GTGGGGGCCTCGACCCTGGCTCCGCAGCTCTCAGACGTACAATGCTGAAGAGGTGGAGTTTGTCTTTGCCAAGGACAACGGTGGTGAGGCCATCAGCAAGATCGATATCGACACTGAGGCCTATACCG AGAATGGCGAGTGGGCCATCGACTTCTGCCCCGGCGTGATCCGCCACCACAACGCTGGCTCCGCTGATGGCCCGGGGGACACTGACGTCCTCTACTCGCTCATCATTCGCCGGAAGCCGCTATTCTACGTCATTAACATCATCGTGCCCTGCGTGCTCATCTCGGGCCTAGTGCTGCTCGCCTACTTCCTGCCGGCCCAGG CCGGTGGCCAGAAATGCACTGTCTCCATCAACGTCCTGCTTGCCCAGACCGTCTTCTTGTTCCTAATTGCCCAGAAAATCCCAGAGACGTCTCTGAGCGTGCCGCTACTGGGGAG GTACCTCATTTTCGTCATGGTGGTTGCCACACTCATTGTCATGAACTGCGTCATCGTACTCAACGTGTCTTTGCGGACGCCCACCACTCACGCCATGTCCCCGCGGCTGCGCCAC gtcTTACTGGAGCTGCTGCCGCGTCTCCTGGGCTGGGGCCTGCCCCCTGAGGTTCCCCCGGCTGCCTCGCCCCCAAGGCGGGCATCGTCCCTGGGCCTACTGCTCCGCGCGGAGGAGCTGATACTGAAAAAGCCGCGGAGCGAGCTTGTGTTTGAAGGGCAGAGGCACCGTCACGGGACCTGGACCG CTGTCCTCTGCCAGAGCCTCGGCGCCGCCGCCCCCGAGATCCGCTGCTGTGTGGATGCTGTGAACTTTGTGGCCGAGAGCACCCGAGACCAGGAGACCACTGGCGAG gaaGTGTCCGACTGGGTGCAGATGGGGAAGGTCCTTGACAACGTCTGCTTCTGGGCTGCTCTGGTGCTCTTCCTTCTCGGCTCCAGCCTCATCTTCCTCGGGGCCTACTTCAACCGAGTGCCCGAACTGCCCTACCCGCCGTGTATGTAG
- the CHRNE gene encoding acetylcholine receptor subunit epsilon isoform X2, producing MTGSQSLRPGHSFPSDTRTHHLLFPGVPHSFTEELTCEEGKTSSPGRGEGKNEELRLYHHLLDNYDPGSRPVQKPEDTVTITLKVTLTNLISLNEKEETLTTSVWIGIDWHDYRLNYSKDDFGGVEILRVPSELVWLPEIVLENNIDGQFGVAYAANVLISDGGYVSWLPPAIYRSTCAVEVTYFPFDWQNCSLIFRSQTYNAEEVEFVFAKDNGGEAISKIDIDTEAYTENGEWAIDFCPGVIRHHNAGSADGPGDTDVLYSLIIRRKPLFYVINIIVPCVLISGLVLLAYFLPAQAGGQKCTVSINVLLAQTVFLFLIAQKIPETSLSVPLLGRYLIFVMVVATLIVMNCVIVLNVSLRTPTTHAMSPRLRHVLLELLPRLLGWGLPPEVPPAASPPRRASSLGLLLRAEELILKKPRSELVFEGQRHRHGTWTAVLCQSLGAAAPEIRCCVDAVNFVAESTRDQETTGEEVSDWVQMGKVLDNVCFWAALVLFLLGSSLIFLGAYFNRVPELPYPPCM from the exons ATGACTG GGAGCCAGTCCCTCCGCCCAGGGCACTCATTTCCCTCTGACACCAGGACCCACCACCTTCTCTTCCCAGGGGTTCCTCACAGTTTCACAGAAGAGCTTACATGTGAGGAGGGGAAAACCAGCAGCCCAG gcagagGTGAGGGGAAGAATGAGGAATTGCGTCTTTACCACCACCTCTTGGACAACTATGACCCAGGAAGCCGGCCAGTGCAGAAGCCTGAGGACACTGTCACCATCACCCTCAAAGTCACCCTGACCAACCTCATCTCACTG AATGAGAAAGAGGAGACCCTCACTACCAGCGTCTGGATTGGAATC GACTGGCATGATTACCGACTCAACTACAGCAAGGACGACTTTGGGGGTGTAGAAATTCTGCGGGTCCCTTCAGAGCTCGTCTGGCTGCCTGAGATTGTGCTGGAAAACAA TATCGACGGCCAGTTCGGCGTGGCCTATGCCGCCAACGTGCTGATTTCCGACGGTGGCTACGTAAGCTGGTTGCCCCCGGCCATCTACCGCAGCACCTGCGCGGTTGAGGTCACCTACTTCCCCTTCGACTGGCAGAACTGCTCGCTCATTTTCCG CTCTCAGACGTACAATGCTGAAGAGGTGGAGTTTGTCTTTGCCAAGGACAACGGTGGTGAGGCCATCAGCAAGATCGATATCGACACTGAGGCCTATACCG AGAATGGCGAGTGGGCCATCGACTTCTGCCCCGGCGTGATCCGCCACCACAACGCTGGCTCCGCTGATGGCCCGGGGGACACTGACGTCCTCTACTCGCTCATCATTCGCCGGAAGCCGCTATTCTACGTCATTAACATCATCGTGCCCTGCGTGCTCATCTCGGGCCTAGTGCTGCTCGCCTACTTCCTGCCGGCCCAGG CCGGTGGCCAGAAATGCACTGTCTCCATCAACGTCCTGCTTGCCCAGACCGTCTTCTTGTTCCTAATTGCCCAGAAAATCCCAGAGACGTCTCTGAGCGTGCCGCTACTGGGGAG GTACCTCATTTTCGTCATGGTGGTTGCCACACTCATTGTCATGAACTGCGTCATCGTACTCAACGTGTCTTTGCGGACGCCCACCACTCACGCCATGTCCCCGCGGCTGCGCCAC gtcTTACTGGAGCTGCTGCCGCGTCTCCTGGGCTGGGGCCTGCCCCCTGAGGTTCCCCCGGCTGCCTCGCCCCCAAGGCGGGCATCGTCCCTGGGCCTACTGCTCCGCGCGGAGGAGCTGATACTGAAAAAGCCGCGGAGCGAGCTTGTGTTTGAAGGGCAGAGGCACCGTCACGGGACCTGGACCG CTGTCCTCTGCCAGAGCCTCGGCGCCGCCGCCCCCGAGATCCGCTGCTGTGTGGATGCTGTGAACTTTGTGGCCGAGAGCACCCGAGACCAGGAGACCACTGGCGAG gaaGTGTCCGACTGGGTGCAGATGGGGAAGGTCCTTGACAACGTCTGCTTCTGGGCTGCTCTGGTGCTCTTCCTTCTCGGCTCCAGCCTCATCTTCCTCGGGGCCTACTTCAACCGAGTGCCCGAACTGCCCTACCCGCCGTGTATGTAG
- the CHRNE gene encoding acetylcholine receptor subunit epsilon isoform X4, which translates to MAGALLSALLLLQLLGRGEGKNEELRLYHHLLDNYDPGSRPVQKPEDTVTITLKVTLTNLISLNEKEETLTTSVWIGIDWHDYRLNYSKDDFGGVEILRVPSELVWLPEIVLENNIDGQFGVAYAANVLISDGGYVSWLPPAIYRSTCAVEVTYFPFDWQNCSLIFRSQTYNAEEVEFVFAKDNGGEAISKIDIDTEAYTENGEWAIDFCPGVIRHHNAGSADGPGDTDVLYSLIIRRKPLFYVINIIVPCVLISGLVLLAYFLPAQAGGQKCTVSINVLLAQTVFLFLIAQKIPETSLSVPLLGRYLIFVMVVATLIVMNCVIVLNVSLRTPTTHAMSPRLRHVLLELLPRLLGWGLPPEVPPAASPPRRASSLGLLLRAEELILKKPRSELVFEGQRHRHGTWTAVLCQSLGAAAPEIRCCVDAVNFVAESTRDQETTGEEVSDWVQMGKVLDNVCFWAALVLFLLGSSLIFLGAYFNRVPELPYPPCM; encoded by the exons ATGGCGGGGGCTCTGCTCAGTGCCTTGCTCCTCTTGCAGCTCCTTG gcagagGTGAGGGGAAGAATGAGGAATTGCGTCTTTACCACCACCTCTTGGACAACTATGACCCAGGAAGCCGGCCAGTGCAGAAGCCTGAGGACACTGTCACCATCACCCTCAAAGTCACCCTGACCAACCTCATCTCACTG AATGAGAAAGAGGAGACCCTCACTACCAGCGTCTGGATTGGAATC GACTGGCATGATTACCGACTCAACTACAGCAAGGACGACTTTGGGGGTGTAGAAATTCTGCGGGTCCCTTCAGAGCTCGTCTGGCTGCCTGAGATTGTGCTGGAAAACAA TATCGACGGCCAGTTCGGCGTGGCCTATGCCGCCAACGTGCTGATTTCCGACGGTGGCTACGTAAGCTGGTTGCCCCCGGCCATCTACCGCAGCACCTGCGCGGTTGAGGTCACCTACTTCCCCTTCGACTGGCAGAACTGCTCGCTCATTTTCCG CTCTCAGACGTACAATGCTGAAGAGGTGGAGTTTGTCTTTGCCAAGGACAACGGTGGTGAGGCCATCAGCAAGATCGATATCGACACTGAGGCCTATACCG AGAATGGCGAGTGGGCCATCGACTTCTGCCCCGGCGTGATCCGCCACCACAACGCTGGCTCCGCTGATGGCCCGGGGGACACTGACGTCCTCTACTCGCTCATCATTCGCCGGAAGCCGCTATTCTACGTCATTAACATCATCGTGCCCTGCGTGCTCATCTCGGGCCTAGTGCTGCTCGCCTACTTCCTGCCGGCCCAGG CCGGTGGCCAGAAATGCACTGTCTCCATCAACGTCCTGCTTGCCCAGACCGTCTTCTTGTTCCTAATTGCCCAGAAAATCCCAGAGACGTCTCTGAGCGTGCCGCTACTGGGGAG GTACCTCATTTTCGTCATGGTGGTTGCCACACTCATTGTCATGAACTGCGTCATCGTACTCAACGTGTCTTTGCGGACGCCCACCACTCACGCCATGTCCCCGCGGCTGCGCCAC gtcTTACTGGAGCTGCTGCCGCGTCTCCTGGGCTGGGGCCTGCCCCCTGAGGTTCCCCCGGCTGCCTCGCCCCCAAGGCGGGCATCGTCCCTGGGCCTACTGCTCCGCGCGGAGGAGCTGATACTGAAAAAGCCGCGGAGCGAGCTTGTGTTTGAAGGGCAGAGGCACCGTCACGGGACCTGGACCG CTGTCCTCTGCCAGAGCCTCGGCGCCGCCGCCCCCGAGATCCGCTGCTGTGTGGATGCTGTGAACTTTGTGGCCGAGAGCACCCGAGACCAGGAGACCACTGGCGAG gaaGTGTCCGACTGGGTGCAGATGGGGAAGGTCCTTGACAACGTCTGCTTCTGGGCTGCTCTGGTGCTCTTCCTTCTCGGCTCCAGCCTCATCTTCCTCGGGGCCTACTTCAACCGAGTGCCCGAACTGCCCTACCCGCCGTGTATGTAG